Sequence from the Helianthus annuus cultivar XRQ/B chromosome 13, HanXRQr2.0-SUNRISE, whole genome shotgun sequence genome:
CGATACTTATGGAAAATGCTCAAAGCACCCATATGGCAATAAAATCACTAGCAGGAATCCAAAAGCATCATATCAACAATACTGCTAGGTCATCCCATAAGTCACATGGATGATAAAAGTATGAATATATGTAGACAGATTACGACTTACAGTATGAGAACCGACTTCTAATATTCTGGCTGGCCACAGAGTCTATCCAACCGAACACTTTCCTAAAACACAAAAGGTTATACATAAACGTTAACATTAATCTTTAAACCATACTACTAAGGTCAAACTTGTCATATTTTAGTTTCATTTGGGTAACACTAATTCACGGCATTTGCGTAAAACTGAAGTTGAGATAGACACttttgacctcaaaagtcaaagtcaGCTCTACGTTATTTAACTTTCTGTTCTTACCTCAGAGTTGTCATGTTCATACCGAATCCGGAAAACGCATCTGCAACCTCTTATATCATGCAACTTTCTTTGAATATCGATAACTTGAGCATCATAATATTTTGCTTGATCCATTTTCTCCTGATAGTGtacccaaaaaaaaaagttagcATCCAAAAACCGAAAGATGCTAGTTAAAAATTGATTGCGGTGTACCGACTTGTAAGCAGAGTAGGGTATCTCCAACCATGACTTTATTGCATTCTGAGTTCTCAAGTGGGACCGATCGTTCCCTCACGTTTTTAGCATGGACCCACTCATTCTCTTCTGTCCCAAAACCAATATATCTTACTAGAACTTGCTGAAATTTATTATAAAAACATCAGCTTTTATATGTTGCAATTTATAATAGTAAGTAAATTTGTGTATATAAAgcaaaagagtaaattacaaaaatcgtcctttatgtatgtcacttattgcaaactgtgtcctttatcttcaacaatttcagaaaacgtactcgatgtttgcaaacccttgcaagttatgtcctttagccctaactcagttaattttttgtgcttaaatctgaccaaatggaccccacatgagggtattttggtcattttactctcatgtggggtccatttggtcagatttaaccacaaaaataccctcatgtggggtctatttggtcagatttaaccacaaaaattaactgagttagggctaaaggacataacttgcaagggtttgcaaacatcgagtacgttttctgtaattactaaagacaaaggacacagtttgcaataagtgacatacataaaggacgatttttgtaatttactcaaagcAAAATAAACAAACCCTTTAGAACTTTAGACCAAAAAGTATATTAATGAACTTTTCAAAAGGTAAAACTTTAAACGATACGAACTTACGGGTCCATCTGATTCAAGAAATTTGTGTGTGATAAAAGTCTCCACATCGTACCTGTAAAAGTATGGCCATATGATTGTTGGGTActaacagtggcgaagcttgagatttccgaccggggggtcaaaaacgtatatacccaaaaatttctataaaacagggggtcgaaaacgtatacacccaaaattttctatacgaaaactacatattctccactactgagcgaaaagttcggggggtcggccgccccctcccacCCCCACTATGCTTCGCCAATGGTTACTAAGCATCTTTATTTCGTTACATGTAAGCTTACCATGAATCATCTGATGATTTTGCCTCGAATTCCATGTTTGACAGATCTATAACTTTTTCTCCTGCATATATTAATCAAAATCAATGCCGATAGTTATTTTTTAATTGTTATGGAAGGAAAAGAGGTAATTATGAGGCACCTTTAGACATATCGGAAGTCTCGTTAATGTTCTCCAACGCACAGGCTTCTTGGGCAGGTGGGAAATTGTTTGGGACAATAGGCGACGTACCTTTTGACATAAGATCTTGCTGCCTAACAAGAAACCAATCTTGAACCTGATATATGAATGATAATGAAATAAACGTGTAAATAAGCGCACAAAAAGTTTAGTGGCTTTttattagggctgtaaacgaacaaaacgttcggcgaacagttcgtgaaccgttcggcgggaagtttgtttgtgttcgttcgcttattaaacaaacgaacacgaacaagaaatttcgttcgtttagttaaacgaacaaacatgaacaaaggtcgcGTTCGTTTGTCTATgtttgtgaacgttcggtaacgtgttcgtttgtgttcaatagatcattagtgtttttagtttttatatttatttaaatacttcaaaattccaaaaaattaaatatttaataagtgtcagtgtattatatattttgttcgtGAACgattatttgtgttcgtttgtttccatttgtgttcatgaacattagtttgtgctcttttgtgttcgtcaacgtttgtttttgttcgttgcctaaaattaacaaccaaacacaaacaaacatgaacaagttcatttccttaacaaacaaacacgaacataaaatctcgttcgataagtgtccGTGAACGATTCGCGAACCCATATATTTTCtaaaacacgaacacgaacaatgtcttgttcgtgttcgttcggttcgtttgcagccctactttTTATAAATAATGTTAGCAAGTATGAAAAGAAGGCACAGACCTCGGTCCATTTTAAAGCAGGTTTTCCAGCACGACTTGCAGAACggctgttaaaaaaaaaaaaaaaaaaaaaaaaaagaggattGATTAGTTAGCAATCATCATAAGATATAACACTCGGTTGTGTTGATTTAGGTATTCTGTTCACGAAAAGGTATTAGGAATCCGTTATACTCACTTGAATCCACCTGTCAATTTCTTAATGACCTCTGAATTTGGAAGTTGCCCTGATTCCTTTAGTACTCTCTCCATTTTCTCCATCTGTGATTATTTATATATGCTTACACGTTAAATATAATAATTATTGTACAAATGCCGGATTAATCACACGTAGTTTTTAAGGTGATCAACCGTCAAAGGAAGCTAAGAAACGAAAATGAAAAGATATTAACTTTAACACCTGCATCGAGATTTAAACAAACAAACTCCAACTCTTTTAGCTTCAAATATCGTAAGTTTTTGGTTATGGCCTATGGGGAAAAGAGTAAAAACAAAATTACCTATATAAAGTTATAAACACTTCTTTATATAGATTCAACATTGAATATCATGGTGTTGCCAATCAAGTCAGGATCTTGGTTTTAAATTGCGTGATGCGCTCCGATGCGTTTGGTCCAAAAATCTGATGCGTGATgcgtaggggtgcaaacgagccgagcggctcgcaagctactcgagatcggctcgagaaaaagctcgaaacgagccgagccttatcgagcccgagccgagcttgagcctaaaataaagctcgtttacTTATCGAGCACGAGCTCGAGCCttgcatgtgaagctcgttaggctcgtcgagccttatcgagccttagtgtaaacgagccgagtcgagccgagcttattcaaacgtgtttacaagccgacctcgaacctaaaaataagcttatttagtaaacgagcccgagcccgagcttcacttatcgagctcgcgagcctaaaaagtctattatttatattatttttatttaatatattaactaatagataataaacgagccgagctcgagcttgagaaaacacaaacgagccgagctcgagccttgaaaacaaagcttgaatcgagccgagctcgagcccgagcttacATAATtttatcgagctcgagctcgagcctggtcaagctcgggctcgacttggctcgtttgcacccctagtgaTGCGCGATGCGAGCGCATCACGTATGTGATGCGttctttattaaaaaaatagttaaaaattatttatacataaaaacttataaaaacatacttaaagtaAAACAACTGACGTAATTAGAAGATAAGAGTTGTGTTTTTTGGTTCAAATCAAGCATActaagatgttaattatggaaCAAACCGAACACAGTTCATAAAATCTGGAAAAAAAGCATAAGAAACAATGTTGCGTGCATCAGAGCGCATTATGCGAAATGCGCGCAATATTCTCGCATCACGTAAACGCATCGCATCAGCTGTTGCGATGCGCTCTCATTAGTGCATCGGGTGCATCACGCATtatgcgcgcattttaaaaccaaggtcAGGATCGAATCAAAAAACGTTACATACCAACATAATAGCTACAAAATTCAAGAATGCATTCATAGAAGGCTCAAGACTTCTGTAAAGTCAAAAGTGACTTATATCAACTTCCTAATGTAAATTATATCTCCAAATTTCAGCGTCCCTTGCGAAAGCCAAGATACCACCCGGTTAAACAACCCGAAAACAAGTGGTAACAGACCTTATAAACAACAGGAAGTAGGTGTTTAGCAAGTCATTTTAAAGGTGATTCAACCCTTATATGATTGGTGTGTttttaaggggctgtttggcaacttctgaatggttaagtgttgaaccaataagaggtctgaaccattaagtgctaaaccagtaagaggtctgaaccattaagagctagtataatgcttaaccattcagagacaaatgtctggccaattcagattagaggtcttaaccattcagacagacactcagtataatgcttaaccattcaaagGCAAATATCTGAACCATTCAGGCATcagctcgcgaaacaaacagtagTCTGAAcaattaagtgctgaaccagtaagaggtctgaaccattaagagcatcATTaaaagaggtaaacaaacagccgtttctagggtttggatatATGCAAAATCTGATCACTTAGGGGTAAACTAATCAAGGGTCTTTCTACATGGAAACAACTAAATCTACCCAACAACACTCAAAACATCTGAATATCACAACTTCAATTCAAACACACCCAGATGAAAATGATGCTTAaaacatacatatttttttagaatttccAAGAACATatataatcatcaagaaattAAACATAAAAACAGAAACTTTATGCAGTTCCAGATGAAACTATATTCAAGAAATTAGAAACCCATATGAAGAAACACAATACAGTAATAACTAAGTGATGAGAGTGTGTAAGTAAAGATTGACCTCGGTTGTTGTAAACCCAGAAAAAACCTTCTTTTCTCCTCTACAACGAAGACGGTGATCCATGTTTGTAAATTGGGTTTCCAAATTGGTACTCTGAAAGTGTTCACAGATTTTCTCTTTTTCTGGTTTTGAGAGTATTTTTTGGGTTCAAAAACATACGTTGGAAAAATTGAGTTTGATATTCGTACACAAGGAGATATGGGTTAAAATAAGtcaaattcatcatcatcatactaatagcaaagctaaggtagagtTTGAAAATGGTAAGATGTAGACATCCTTACCTTTACCACGTAGGAATAAAGAGGCTGCCTCCAGTGAGACcctcggctcgatagtagttttgcaagcacataacactcagcaatcgggacaaagaccgattagtgcatgtacccttttgtctttcagctatcaacgccaccacatgatgcatgattaaccgtcttcggcttttaacgttatttttacaaagttagtaaaataacgttaaaatttgTGCACTTCACTTTCGCCCCTcgatggcccacacatatatatacattatatgcgcataccgcaagcagAGCGTTAAAATAAATCAaattgaatatatgaaatcaaGGCTAGTGACGTTACAAACTTTTTTTTGTTAATGTGTTAAGTGTCATTTTCGTTTTGTGGTTTGTTCACTTTTTTGCATTTTAGGACAATTTTAAAAAAATGCTTCAGTTTCTTTCCTGGCATACTGGAAATGTGCCACTCCagtcaaaaaaaataaaactcaGTTAAGTTAGACATGTTAAATAAAGGGTATTAT
This genomic interval carries:
- the LOC110898488 gene encoding protein SAWADEE HOMEODOMAIN HOMOLOG 1, with protein sequence MDHRLRCRGEKKVFSGFTTTEMEKMERVLKESGQLPNSEVIKKLTGGFNRSASRAGKPALKWTEVQDWFLVRQQDLMSKGTSPIVPNNFPPAQEACALENINETSDMSKGEKVIDLSNMEFEAKSSDDSWYDVETFITHKFLESDGPQVLVRYIGFGTEENEWVHAKNVRERSVPLENSECNKVMVGDTLLCLQEKMDQAKYYDAQVIDIQRKLHDIRGCRCVFRIRYEHDNSEESVRLDRLCGQPEY